From a region of the Mercurialis annua linkage group LG1-X, ddMerAnnu1.2, whole genome shotgun sequence genome:
- the LOC126666948 gene encoding probable galacturonosyltransferase-like 1, translating into MFPLLLLLLFLSLTTTNAAAVASVTGTVTITQQFKEAPQFYNSPDCPSLDQQESEFDEDDDDINHSPVFCSDQSVHVAMTLDTAYIRGSMAAILSVLQHSSCPQNIAFHFVASASANATLLRSTISSSFPYLKFKVYTFDDTSVSGLISTSIRSALDCPLNYARSYLAGILPLCVRRVVYLDSDLVLVDDIAKLAATPLGDNSVLAAPEYCNANFTSYFTPTFWSNPSLSLTFADRKACYFNTGVMVIDLDRWREGDYTTKIEEWMELQKRMRIYELGSLPPFLLVFAGNIVPVDHKWNQHGLGGDNFRGLCRDLHPGPVSLLHWSGKGKPWARLDANRPCPLDALWAPYDLLQTPFALDS; encoded by the coding sequence ATGTTTCCACTCCTCCTCCTCCTTCTCTTTCTCTCCTTAACCACCACCAATGCCGCCGCTGTCGCTTCCGTCACCGGTACTGTTACTATTACTCAGCAATTCAAAGAGGCCCCTCAATTTTACAACTCACCGGATTGCCCTTCACTTGATCAACAAGAGTCAGAATTTGATGAGGACGATGATGATATCAATCACAGCCCAGTGTTCTGCTCCGATCAGTCAGTCCACGTGGCAATGACTTTAGACACAGCCTATATCCGTGGCTCCATGGCCGCAATTCTCTCTGTTCTTCAACATTCATCTTGTCCTCAAAATATCGCTTTCCACTTCGTCGCCTCCGCCTCCGCCAACGCCACTCTCCTCCGCTCCACCATCTCCTCTTCATTCCCTTATCTCAAATTCAAAGTCTACACATTCGACGACACCTCCGTCTCCGGCTTAATCTCTACCTCTATCCGTTCAGCACTCGACTGTCCATTAAACTACGCCCGCAGTTACTTGGCCGGCATCCTCCCTCTATGCGTACGACGAGTCGTTTACCTCGACTCCGACCTTGTTCTCGTCGACGACATTGCCAAACTCGCCGCCACTCCACTGGGTGATAACTCAGTCCTTGCAGCTCCTGAATACTGCAACGCGAATTTCACTTCTTATTTCACTCCAACTTTCTGGTCCAATCCATCTTTATCACTCACATTCGCCGACAGAAAAGCTTGCTACTTCAACACCGGAGTTATGGTGATCGACCTTGATCGATGGAGAGAAGGTGATTACACTACAAAGATCGAAGAATGGATGGAGTTACAAAAAAGAATGAGAATTTATGAACTGGGTTCGTTACCGCCATTTTTGCTAGTGTTCGCCGGAAACATTGTTCCGGTTGATCATAAATGGAATCAACACGGCCTCGGCGGAGATAATTTTAGAGGTTTATGTCGGGATTTACATCCGGGTCCGGTGAGTCTATTGCATTGGAGTGGAAAAGGTAAGCCATGGGCTAGACTGGACGCGAACCGGCCGTGCCCTTTGGATGCTCTTTGGGCTCCTTATGATCTCTTGCAGACTCCTTTTGCGTTGGATTCTTGA